Within the Granulicella sibirica genome, the region CGGACAGCACGAGTTCTCCGTTTTCGGGATTGCGGCGGATGTACACCTCCTGCACGCTGAAACGGTACTCTGCCGGGATCCGGACAGCCTGGCTTCGACCGTTCATGAACACGCGGGCTTTCTCAATGTTCGCCATAGGAACACCTCAGGTATCTATCATGATAGGTACCATACTGCCGCGTCAATTCTAGTGCACCTGATGGAGCGGATATGTCGTCCTAAAGAATGTTCCCCGCATCTTTCCAGTTTGTTCCTCCAGGACTTCCCGTGAACCCTATCGCTACTCATCCCGCCTGGGAGTTGCTTGAACATGCACTCCGACATCATCGATGTGGAGAGCTGGATCAAGCTGCTCCGCTTTACGAGAAAATCCTGGCGGTCGAGCCGCGCCATGCGGAGGCTTTGCACTATCTGGGGATCTTGACGTTCCAGACCGGACAACTGGAGGATGCCGAGAGGCTGATGCGGGAGTCGATTGGAATCAAGGAAGAGGCGTTCTTTCACTCCAACCTCGGGCTTGTGCTGCAGGCCAAAGGGGAAATCGAGGGTGCGATCGAGGCGTTTGAGAGGGCGCTTGATCTCAATCCGAACTGGCTGAGACGAGCAGCAATCTCGGGACCGCACTGGCCGGCGCTCACCGGTTCG harbors:
- a CDS encoding antitoxin, with the translated sequence MANIEKARVFMNGRSQAVRIPAEYRFSVQEVYIRRNPENGELVLSEHPLKRSLTEIFAQIDDAGGAGDLLLDRDQRQPEEREWM